The Halobacillus amylolyticus nucleotide sequence AACTTCAATCACTCCCTAACTCTTTTGGATTATAGTAATATAGATATTACTATAATAAAGAGGAAATTTGTGAATTAAGACAAAGGTTCACAAGAAACGTGCATATCATTGAAAATACTGCAAAACACAACCCAGAACAAGAATCCCTTGTTTAGGTGCAAACTCCAAGTGCAGGGATTTCCAAACTCCTATCGCACAAAAGAATCCTAACTATAAACGTTTAGTTAGGATTCTTTTGTGCGATATTCTGTTTCATAGCTTTTAGTCATTCACAAAACTACACCATTATTTATTTTCTATTTCCTCAAACAAATCTGTGAATTTAGCCACATTCTCATAGGTAAACTCAAACGCCATTTTAATCTCACCATACCCTGGGTGATAAACGTAACCTTGTACCTCATAGCTACTATCGTTCTCTCTAACCTTTGTTAGATGGAAATATCTCTGAAAATATTGTCCCATTTCTTCCAGTTTCTTATTACGTTTCCTTATCCATTGTTCCTTGTTTTCCTCTGTTGGAAAGTCAGATTCCCTAAACATAACTTCACCCCTCTGATATAGTTCAATGATAGATGATTATGATTCCTCAATCATCTTTTCTCCTATGCTATTTATATTATCATAATATTGCCGAGTATTTGAGTTAGACTTAAAATGATACTACAAATTCCTCTATGGCTATATTATTGAATGCTTTAACTAAACTTTCATCCTACTCGATTAATTTATCTCTCCCTTTATCTAAAAAAGACCTTAACTTTAGTTTCTAAGTTAAGGTCTTTTAAGATACATTTCGATTACTAGCTTTCTTGTATCTGATCAAGTCGTGTCTTCTATGCAGAAAGATTACTCAACTGTCACACTCTTCGCTAGGTTTCTCGGCTTATCAACATCACAATCACGGTGAAGCGCTGCATAATAAGAAATAAGCTGCAGCGGGACAACAGACACAAGCGGCGTAAGCAAGTCATGGACATGTGGGATGACGAATGCATCCCCTTCTTTGTCGAGACCTTTCATGCTGATGATCATACTGTTGGCACCACGTGCTTCTACCTCTTGCACGTTTCCACGGATGGAGTAGTTCACCTTCTCCTGCGTTGCGAGTGCGACAACAGGTGTACCTTCTTCAATTAAGGCAATGGTCCCGTGCTTCAGCTCTCCTCCTGCAAATCCTTCTGCTTGGATGTAGGAGATTTCTTTTAGCTTAAGTGATCCTTCCAAGCCTACATAATAATCGATGCCACGGCCGATGAAGAAGCAGTTGCGAGTCACTGACAAGTAGTCACGCGCCAGTTTTTCAAGATCTTCTTTTTGATCTGTTAAAGCTTCCATCGCATTAGCAACTATACCTAATTCTTGCATTGGATCAAAATCCAGTTCGATGTCTTTTGCACGGGCCGTATCAACGGCAAGAATAGCGAGTACCGCCATTTGTGCTGTATAGGCTTTGGTTGATGCTACGGCAATCTCCGGGCCTGCATGCAGGTGCATCGTGTAATCCGCTTCTCGGGAAAGGGTTGATCCAGGTACGTTTGTAATTGTTAGGGCTGGATGGCCTAATTTTTTCGTTTGAACTAGGACAGAACGACTGTCTGCCGTTTCCCCACTTTGAGAAATGTAAACAAACAATGGCTTTTCAGAAAGAAGCGGCATGTTGTAAGAAAACTCACTAGCAACATGAACTTCTACTGGGACATTTGCCAATTTTTCAATAAACTGTTTACCTAAAAGACCAGCGTGGTAGCTTGTGCCTGCTGCAATGATATAAATACGGTCACATGCTTTCATCGCTTCGCGGATCTCTGGATCTAGTTTGATTTCGTCGTTGTCGTTCTGATACTCTTGGATAATTTTGCGAATAACGAACGGTTGTTCATCGATTTCTTTGAGCATGAAGTGAGG carries:
- the glmS gene encoding glutamine--fructose-6-phosphate transaminase (isomerizing), which gives rise to MCGIVGYIGQKDTKEILLNGLEKLEYRGYDSAGIATLNKDGVNVSKVKGRIAALREAVNENVHATMGIGHTRWATHGAPSRENAHPHQSTTERFTIVHNGVIENYMDVRDQYLADVELQSETDTEIIVQLIEVLNNDLNDVAAAFRKAVELLTGSYAIALMDSEDSETIYVAKNKSPLLVGLGDGFNVVASDSMAALHVTDQFLELMDKETVILRRNGVEILDPNGEKVSREPFTAEIDATDIEKGTYPHFMLKEIDEQPFVIRKIIQEYQNDNDEIKLDPEIREAMKACDRIYIIAAGTSYHAGLLGKQFIEKLANVPVEVHVASEFSYNMPLLSEKPLFVYISQSGETADSRSVLVQTKKLGHPALTITNVPGSTLSREADYTMHLHAGPEIAVASTKAYTAQMAVLAILAVDTARAKDIELDFDPMQELGIVANAMEALTDQKEDLEKLARDYLSVTRNCFFIGRGIDYYVGLEGSLKLKEISYIQAEGFAGGELKHGTIALIEEGTPVVALATQEKVNYSIRGNVQEVEARGANSMIISMKGLDKEGDAFVIPHVHDLLTPLVSVVPLQLISYYAALHRDCDVDKPRNLAKSVTVE